One Paraburkholderia phytofirmans OLGA172 genomic window carries:
- a CDS encoding putative bifunctional diguanylate cyclase/phosphodiesterase, translated as MQDHHYAEARTRDAALSAAPYGMFVCMADGTFDSVNAAFEKLTGFTAAELIGRCTFESLHDPAELARRRAELPPLSAVGSRYEGEWTYVRRNGAPIRVVFALAPLAAEPAYPGGVAMGPARYVGMAIDMTRYAQSEARLWYVAHHDGVTRLPNQTLFTERLELTIARCRRSGNGFTVLIAELDHLRKLRDALGLHAAELVLQIVGERLRGLFPNDGTIASIGGTQFALLINETGAAADAFAAEALGRIAESIDYAGTALNITASIGIVAYPADGADAPTLMRRAGVALSAASAVSGSAVRRFSTALEGQAARRFELGAMLREALERQQLHLVYQPQVTLANGRIAQVETLLRWNHPQRGLISPVEFVPVAEESGLIEQIGEWVIRTACRDAGKLLRLTGTLPRVAVNVSPQQFQQHNLFETIREALEDAALDPSYLEVEITEGVLLGDTEQALQTLHALRELGVEVAVDDFGTGYSSLAYLTRFPLNRLKIDRSFVMRMSTEPQCAALVGAIIAMAHALKLRVTAEGVETAEQAAQLEALGCDEAQGFWFSRPITIAALRNLLKPLGSA; from the coding sequence ATGCAAGATCACCACTACGCCGAAGCGCGCACACGCGACGCCGCGCTTTCAGCGGCGCCATACGGCATGTTCGTCTGCATGGCCGACGGCACGTTCGACTCGGTCAATGCTGCTTTCGAAAAGCTCACCGGTTTTACCGCCGCGGAATTGATCGGCCGGTGCACCTTTGAGTCCTTGCACGACCCGGCCGAACTCGCGAGGCGGCGTGCCGAATTGCCGCCGCTGTCGGCGGTAGGCTCGCGCTATGAAGGCGAATGGACCTATGTGCGGCGCAACGGCGCCCCGATTCGCGTGGTGTTCGCGTTGGCGCCGCTCGCCGCCGAGCCGGCGTATCCCGGCGGGGTAGCCATGGGGCCCGCCCGCTATGTCGGCATGGCCATTGACATGACGCGTTACGCGCAATCCGAAGCGCGCCTGTGGTACGTCGCGCATCATGACGGCGTGACCCGCCTGCCGAATCAGACGCTGTTTACCGAACGCCTCGAGCTGACGATCGCGCGCTGTCGGAGAAGCGGCAACGGCTTTACGGTGCTGATCGCCGAGCTCGATCATTTACGCAAGCTGCGCGATGCGCTCGGTTTGCATGCGGCCGAACTGGTGTTGCAGATCGTCGGCGAGCGGCTGCGCGGTCTCTTTCCCAACGACGGTACGATTGCCTCGATCGGTGGCACGCAATTCGCGCTGCTGATCAATGAGACCGGCGCGGCGGCCGATGCTTTCGCGGCTGAGGCACTGGGTCGCATCGCCGAATCGATCGACTACGCGGGCACCGCGCTGAACATCACGGCGAGTATCGGCATCGTCGCCTATCCTGCCGACGGCGCCGATGCGCCGACGCTGATGCGCCGCGCGGGCGTGGCGTTGTCGGCGGCTTCGGCGGTGAGCGGCAGCGCGGTGCGGCGCTTTTCCACCGCGCTCGAAGGCCAGGCGGCGCGCCGCTTCGAACTGGGGGCGATGCTGCGCGAAGCGCTCGAACGTCAGCAACTGCATCTCGTGTATCAACCGCAGGTGACGCTCGCCAACGGACGCATCGCGCAAGTGGAGACGCTGCTGCGCTGGAATCATCCGCAGCGTGGTTTGATCAGTCCGGTCGAATTCGTGCCGGTTGCGGAAGAGTCGGGGCTGATCGAGCAGATCGGCGAGTGGGTGATCCGTACCGCGTGCCGCGACGCCGGCAAATTGCTGCGGCTCACCGGAACCTTGCCACGGGTCGCGGTGAACGTGTCGCCGCAGCAGTTCCAGCAGCACAATCTGTTCGAGACGATCCGCGAGGCGCTCGAAGATGCCGCGCTCGATCCGTCGTACCTTGAAGTGGAAATCACTGAGGGCGTGCTGCTCGGCGATACCGAGCAGGCGTTGCAGACGCTGCATGCGTTGCGCGAATTGGGCGTTGAGGTCGCAGTGGATGACTTCGGCACCGGCTATTCGAGTCTCGCCTATCTCACGCGTTTTCCGCTGAACCGCCTGAAAATCGATCGCTCGTTTGTGATGCGCATGAGTACCGAGCCGCAATGCGCAGCGCTCGTCGGCGCCATTATCGCCATGGCGCATGCGTTAAAGCTGCGGGTGACGGCCGAGGGCGTGGAGACGGCCGAACAGGCCGCGCAACTGGAAGCGCTCGGCTGCGACGAGGCGCAAGGATTCTGGTTTTCGCGGCCCATCACCATCGCGGCGTTGCGCAATTTGCTGAAGCCGTTGGGCTCCGCTTGA
- a CDS encoding LysR substrate-binding domain-containing protein, translated as MRIPPLKAIIAFESVARTKSVNRAADELGLTPSAVSHQIANLESIVGRPLFTRLGRGLVLTPTGQQYLADVTGSLADLSRATERASSQSGVEILRIHSSPSFGLMWLLPRLALFQEANGDIQLNLACSYEDVSFTSGFYDVDVRHGYAHWTDGEIKTLRNEFIAPLASEEYLRRHPVRTPEDLLERRLIFSETPLVQWKQWFGKFGVAVSPKAYDFAFDRSYMSLEAAALGHGIALESTMLASVHLKRGSLVPVFDRTYAVEVGAHHLVYPSQNADLPRVAKFLTWVEQEISRDAV; from the coding sequence ATGCGCATCCCACCACTAAAAGCCATCATCGCGTTCGAGAGTGTCGCCCGCACGAAGAGCGTCAATCGGGCGGCTGATGAATTAGGGTTAACGCCATCCGCGGTCAGCCATCAAATTGCCAACCTCGAATCCATCGTGGGAAGGCCCTTGTTCACAAGGCTGGGACGGGGACTGGTGCTGACGCCAACGGGTCAGCAATATCTGGCCGATGTCACCGGATCGCTCGCCGACCTGAGCCGCGCGACGGAGCGCGCATCGAGCCAATCGGGTGTCGAGATTCTTCGCATTCACTCGAGTCCCAGCTTTGGGTTGATGTGGCTGCTGCCGCGGCTGGCTTTGTTCCAGGAAGCGAACGGCGACATTCAGTTGAATCTCGCGTGCTCGTATGAGGATGTGTCGTTCACCTCCGGCTTCTATGACGTCGACGTACGGCATGGCTACGCTCATTGGACCGACGGCGAGATCAAAACGCTACGCAACGAGTTCATCGCGCCTCTTGCATCGGAGGAATACCTGAGAAGACACCCGGTGCGTACCCCCGAGGATCTGCTCGAACGGCGCCTGATCTTCTCGGAGACGCCTCTCGTGCAGTGGAAGCAATGGTTCGGCAAGTTCGGCGTCGCGGTGTCGCCCAAGGCATACGATTTCGCGTTCGACCGCTCGTACATGTCGCTCGAAGCCGCGGCATTGGGACACGGCATTGCGCTCGAAAGCACGATGCTCGCATCGGTCCACCTCAAACGCGGTTCGCTCGTACCGGTCTTCGATCGCACGTATGCGGTCGAGGTCGGAGCCCATCACCTCGTTTACCCTTCCCAGAACGCGGATTTGCCGCGCGTGGCCAAATTTTTGACCTGGGTCGAGCAAGAGATCAGCCGTGACGCCGTATAG
- a CDS encoding GAF domain-containing protein — MFEVSSASHLPKAAQYEELVAQARALLAGETDWIANAANFSAFVFHSLSDLNWAGFYFHDGRELVVGPFQGKPACVRIALGKGVCGTAALTRQTQVVRDVHEFPGHIACDSASQSEIVVPLVAPDGTLIGVWDVDSPVVARFDAEDAKGMEALCAAFIEAALPRAS, encoded by the coding sequence ATGTTCGAAGTCTCCTCCGCCTCGCATCTCCCCAAAGCCGCGCAATACGAAGAGCTGGTCGCCCAGGCGCGCGCGCTGCTCGCCGGTGAAACCGACTGGATCGCCAACGCCGCGAATTTCTCCGCTTTCGTGTTCCATTCGCTGAGCGATCTGAACTGGGCCGGTTTCTATTTCCACGATGGCCGCGAGCTGGTGGTCGGGCCGTTCCAGGGCAAGCCTGCTTGCGTACGCATCGCGCTCGGCAAGGGCGTGTGCGGCACGGCAGCGCTTACCCGTCAGACGCAAGTGGTGCGAGACGTGCATGAATTCCCCGGCCATATTGCCTGCGATTCGGCATCGCAATCCGAAATCGTCGTGCCGCTCGTCGCACCGGACGGCACGCTGATCGGCGTGTGGGATGTCGACAGCCCGGTCGTCGCGCGCTTCGACGCAGAAGACGCGAAGGGCATGGAAGCGCTATGCGCAGCGTTTATCGAAGCCGCTCTGCCGCGCGCGTCGTAG
- a CDS encoding SDR family NAD(P)-dependent oxidoreductase, protein MLLDSKVVIVTGAASPRGIGRATAKALAAQGARVVILDLRKEDAESAARDLGEEHLGLACDVTDKAACMAAAKAVIEKYGRVDGLINNAGITQPLKTMDIGADNFDAVIDVNLRGTLYMSQAVIPQMRAQKSGSIVCMSSVSAQRGGGIFGGPHYSAAKAGVLGLARAMARELGADNIRVNSITPGLIQTDITGDKLTTEMRADIIKGIPLGRLGDAADVANACLFLSSDLSAYLTGITLDVNGGMLIH, encoded by the coding sequence ATGTTGCTCGACAGCAAAGTCGTCATCGTAACCGGTGCAGCCTCGCCGCGTGGCATTGGCCGTGCGACCGCAAAAGCGCTTGCCGCCCAGGGCGCGCGAGTGGTGATTCTGGATCTTCGCAAGGAAGACGCCGAGAGTGCCGCGCGTGACCTCGGCGAAGAACACCTCGGCCTCGCCTGCGATGTGACCGACAAGGCCGCATGCATGGCTGCCGCCAAGGCGGTCATCGAGAAGTACGGTCGTGTCGATGGCCTTATCAACAACGCAGGTATCACCCAGCCTTTGAAGACGATGGACATCGGAGCCGACAACTTCGACGCGGTCATCGACGTGAACCTGCGCGGTACCCTCTACATGTCGCAAGCGGTCATTCCGCAAATGAGAGCGCAAAAGAGCGGCAGCATTGTCTGCATGTCATCCGTTTCCGCACAACGCGGGGGCGGCATCTTCGGCGGTCCTCACTACAGCGCTGCAAAAGCGGGCGTACTCGGCCTTGCTCGTGCCATGGCGCGTGAACTCGGGGCGGACAACATCCGCGTCAACTCGATCACGCCGGGTCTGATCCAGACCGACATCACCGGTGACAAGCTCACGACGGAGATGCGCGCCGACATCATCAAGGGCATTCCGCTCGGCCGGCTCGGCGATGCGGCCGACGTCGCGAACGCCTGCCTGTTCCTCTCGAGCGACCTGTCAGCCTATCTCACCGGTATCACGCTCGACGTCAACGGCGGCATGTTGATCCACTAA
- a CDS encoding IS5 family transposase, whose amino-acid sequence MSTPDFFRSRLDAMIDLRHPLAVLATKMSWASIETTLAPLFERRSRDGRVSEAVDLFGSNSLEFAGGVSAAGRPRLPMRLMVGLLYLKHAYNESDETVCERWAQDVYFQFFCGEEYFQPRLPCDPTNLVRFRQALGEAGVEELLAATIAAAVQMKAVTPVEFERVIVDTTVQEKAIAYPTDSRLLEVARARLVQLAQRAGLGLKQTYEREGKRLRRRAGGYAHAKQFRRLRRVLKRQRTVLGRLLRDIERKLSGASDERQAQLRVWLERAWRICHQRPKDRNKLYALHAPEVECIGKGKARQPYEFGVKVSLAITEKQGLIVGARAFPGNPYDGHTLAEQLEQSSILLQDLPGTPQPKTVLVDLGFRGVDVEVSSVHLIHRGKHRTLTSTQRRWLKRRQAIEPIIGHVKHDHGMRRCWLKGQTGDALHAVLCATGYNLRWLLRAIVRLGLGPIFFVLAWLHSIADVLSHPLLAHRERFRRANRPAPTKYPIGVVRQAN is encoded by the coding sequence ATGAGCACGCCTGATTTCTTTCGTAGCCGTCTGGACGCGATGATTGATCTACGTCACCCGCTTGCCGTGTTGGCAACGAAGATGTCATGGGCTTCAATCGAAACGACGCTTGCTCCCCTGTTCGAGCGACGTTCACGCGATGGACGGGTGAGCGAAGCGGTTGACCTGTTTGGCTCGAACTCGCTGGAATTTGCCGGTGGCGTCAGTGCGGCTGGACGTCCGCGCTTGCCTATGCGGCTGATGGTGGGTCTGCTGTACCTGAAGCACGCCTACAACGAGAGTGACGAAACGGTGTGCGAGCGCTGGGCACAGGACGTGTACTTTCAGTTCTTCTGCGGCGAGGAGTATTTCCAGCCGCGTCTGCCGTGCGACCCGACCAACCTGGTGCGTTTTCGGCAGGCGCTGGGCGAAGCCGGTGTCGAGGAGCTGCTCGCGGCGACGATCGCGGCTGCGGTGCAGATGAAGGCGGTGACGCCGGTCGAATTCGAGCGCGTGATTGTCGACACCACGGTGCAGGAGAAGGCGATTGCGTATCCGACCGACAGCCGTCTGCTTGAGGTGGCGCGGGCCAGACTCGTTCAGTTGGCGCAACGCGCAGGGTTGGGGCTGAAGCAAACGTACGAGCGCGAAGGCAAGCGACTGCGTCGCCGCGCGGGCGGCTATGCCCATGCGAAGCAGTTCAGGCGCCTGCGTCGTGTACTCAAGCGTCAGCGCACGGTACTGGGACGGTTGCTGCGCGATATCGAACGCAAGCTGTCTGGAGCTTCAGACGAACGGCAGGCACAACTGCGCGTCTGGCTTGAGCGGGCCTGGCGCATTTGCCACCAACGTCCAAAGGACAGGAACAAACTCTACGCACTGCATGCGCCTGAAGTTGAATGCATTGGGAAAGGAAAGGCACGCCAGCCCTACGAGTTCGGCGTCAAGGTGAGCCTCGCGATCACGGAGAAACAAGGGTTGATCGTCGGTGCGCGGGCGTTCCCCGGCAACCCCTATGACGGCCATACGCTGGCCGAGCAACTCGAACAGAGCTCCATTCTGTTGCAGGACCTGCCCGGTACACCACAGCCGAAGACCGTGTTGGTCGATCTCGGGTTTCGCGGCGTCGACGTGGAGGTATCATCAGTACACCTGATTCATCGCGGCAAACACAGGACACTGACCAGCACGCAGCGACGTTGGCTCAAGCGACGCCAGGCGATTGAACCGATCATCGGCCATGTGAAGCACGACCACGGTATGCGTCGCTGCTGGCTCAAAGGACAAACCGGCGATGCGCTGCATGCCGTGCTGTGCGCCACGGGCTACAACCTGCGCTGGCTGTTGCGCGCGATTGTTCGCCTGGGTCTGGGGCCCATCTTTTTTGTCCTCGCCTGGCTGCATTCGATCGCCGATGTCCTGTCGCATCCGCTGCTTGCGCACCGGGAACGCTTCCGGCGGGCTAACCGTCCCGCTCCGACAAAATACCCGATCGGCGTCGTGCGTCAAGCAAACTGA
- a CDS encoding DUF4279 domain-containing protein, with protein MNDHQRAHATFHVTGDSVTPAFWTDYFGVKPDTAITKGEHFTTPSGRPSRAPGRVGLWGVGSKSFVRSDQLEPHLRYLIERLNLSRPGLRELIERKCVKVRFWCYWDNETGNRVPDVPDDVRAMIEAIGGTIEIDEYR; from the coding sequence ATGAATGACCATCAACGCGCACACGCGACATTTCATGTAACGGGCGACTCAGTAACGCCCGCGTTCTGGACGGACTATTTTGGCGTTAAGCCCGACACTGCCATTACCAAGGGCGAGCACTTCACGACACCTTCCGGGCGTCCAAGCCGCGCGCCGGGCCGAGTTGGATTGTGGGGCGTTGGGAGCAAATCATTTGTTCGTAGCGATCAACTCGAGCCCCATCTGCGTTATCTCATCGAACGGCTGAATCTGTCGCGGCCGGGGCTTCGTGAGCTGATAGAGCGTAAATGCGTGAAAGTGCGGTTTTGGTGTTACTGGGACAACGAGACCGGCAACCGAGTGCCCGACGTACCCGACGACGTTCGGGCGATGATAGAAGCAATCGGCGGCACCATCGAGATCGATGAATATCGATAG
- a CDS encoding IS4 family transposase: protein MKIRNDAGAWVDEEFETLDLGDPRRDRRAKELIKRFASRPTASIPGACEGWAETMAAYRFLGNERIDWRDMMQPHWDRTTARMGALPVVLCIADTTELNFNGQDIEGAGPLSYEAQVGMYLHATYAVTPDREPLGVMNAWMWARESRDANGRRGGVRESARWIESYEIVAEQARALPDARLVYVADREGDIAALMQRAQELGEPADWLIRSQHNRALKDEEKLWDKVHAGNVLGRISFVLPGRSGQKAREVKQELRSQRITLPGRVSVTLTCVEAYEVDAPAGVKPVIWRLVTNREAGDADALIELIDWYRARWEIEMFFNVLKNACRVEALQLSQMERVEKALALYMVVSWRIARLMRVGRTCPELNASLFFAADEIHGAHVLCKKARPKKPPTLNQMIRMIASLGGFLGRKSDGEPGAKTLWIGMQRVMDAVSTIQILRDGYDTSV from the coding sequence ATGAAGATCCGAAACGACGCGGGAGCATGGGTGGACGAAGAATTTGAGACTCTGGATTTGGGCGATCCACGGCGAGACCGGCGCGCGAAGGAACTGATCAAACGGTTTGCCAGCCGGCCCACGGCCAGCATTCCGGGCGCGTGCGAAGGCTGGGCCGAGACGATGGCAGCATATCGCTTTCTAGGCAATGAGCGCATCGACTGGCGCGACATGATGCAGCCGCATTGGGATCGCACCACGGCGCGCATGGGAGCGTTGCCGGTGGTGCTGTGCATTGCCGATACGACAGAGCTGAACTTTAACGGTCAGGACATCGAAGGGGCCGGCCCACTCAGTTATGAAGCACAGGTGGGCATGTATCTTCACGCGACTTATGCGGTGACACCGGATCGGGAGCCGCTGGGTGTGATGAATGCCTGGATGTGGGCGCGCGAGTCACGCGATGCAAACGGCAGGCGTGGCGGAGTCAGGGAAAGTGCGCGGTGGATCGAAAGCTATGAGATCGTGGCCGAACAGGCACGGGCCCTGCCAGACGCGCGGCTGGTGTATGTGGCCGATCGTGAAGGCGACATCGCGGCGCTCATGCAGCGTGCGCAGGAATTGGGTGAACCGGCGGACTGGCTGATCCGCTCGCAGCACAACCGTGCCTTGAAGGACGAAGAAAAGCTGTGGGACAAGGTGCACGCGGGTAACGTGCTCGGCCGTATCAGTTTCGTGCTGCCCGGGCGCAGTGGCCAGAAGGCACGTGAAGTGAAGCAGGAACTGCGCAGCCAGCGCATTACGCTGCCCGGTCGCGTCAGCGTCACGCTCACCTGCGTCGAGGCGTATGAGGTGGATGCGCCAGCGGGCGTAAAGCCAGTCATCTGGCGTCTTGTGACCAACCGCGAAGCGGGTGATGCGGATGCGCTCATCGAACTCATCGACTGGTACCGCGCGAGATGGGAAATAGAAATGTTCTTCAATGTCCTGAAGAACGCCTGCCGGGTTGAGGCGCTGCAGCTCTCGCAGATGGAACGGGTAGAGAAGGCACTTGCGCTGTACATGGTCGTATCGTGGCGTATTGCACGGCTCATGCGTGTGGGCAGAACGTGTCCGGAGCTAAACGCGTCGCTATTCTTCGCGGCTGACGAGATACATGGTGCTCACGTGCTCTGCAAGAAGGCGCGTCCGAAAAAACCACCGACACTGAACCAGATGATACGGATGATCGCGTCACTGGGTGGATTCCTCGGGCGCAAGAGCGATGGTGAACCGGGCGCGAAGACGTTGTGGATTGGCATGCAGCGAGTCATGGATGCTGTGAGCACCATCCAGATCTTGCGCGACGGCTACGACACTTCTGTATAA
- a CDS encoding helix-turn-helix transcriptional regulator, whose amino-acid sequence MTAVSNSGLERQPYRLPEVGFVRAKHLMVDVLSIGRTTLYAWIKAGVFPAPVPLGPKAVGWRVEDVRAWLASREPA is encoded by the coding sequence ATGACGGCGGTATCTAACAGCGGTCTGGAGCGACAACCCTACCGGTTGCCCGAAGTGGGATTTGTGCGAGCGAAGCATTTGATGGTCGACGTGCTTTCGATTGGGCGGACGACGCTCTACGCATGGATAAAAGCAGGCGTCTTCCCTGCGCCGGTCCCGCTCGGTCCAAAGGCTGTCGGCTGGCGTGTCGAGGACGTCCGTGCGTGGCTCGCATCAAGGGAACCTGCATAA
- a CDS encoding alpha/beta hydrolase family esterase codes for MKMNEDFLKSMKEAFDLLRTKGPKEATAAVQRALAGGTTKAGNAQTPRTPQSVNEWAQAWTQAQTQAQSQAQPHAATTPHATTERTFDADTPGTFSTHTFSNSAGQRQYKLYVPAVYRSEPLPLIVMLHGCTQNADDFAAGTRMNEMAERHGFIVVYPNQSQAANHSKCWNWFKPADQQRDQGEPSLIAGITREVIARYRVDPARVYVAGLSAGGAMADVMLKTSPDLYAAACVHSGLAYGCAKDLPTALAAMKGGRTHRNRSRVEPQRPLIVFHGDADTTVHPSNATALVAGFDAGVTTVSPPSHATGAASGQRACTVQRLVTANGVEAEYWLIRGAGHAWAGGNQRGSYTDPAGPDAAAEMLRFFLAHPRASGTH; via the coding sequence ATGAAAATGAATGAAGATTTTTTGAAGTCGATGAAAGAAGCCTTCGACCTGCTGCGCACGAAGGGGCCGAAGGAAGCGACCGCTGCAGTACAGCGTGCGCTTGCGGGCGGCACGACTAAAGCAGGCAATGCGCAAACCCCGCGCACGCCGCAAAGCGTCAATGAATGGGCGCAAGCGTGGACGCAGGCGCAAACTCAAGCACAAAGTCAGGCGCAACCACACGCCGCCACCACCCCGCACGCCACTACCGAGCGCACTTTCGACGCCGACACACCCGGCACCTTCAGCACTCACACCTTCAGCAACAGCGCGGGCCAACGCCAATATAAGCTCTACGTCCCCGCCGTCTACCGCAGCGAACCGTTGCCGCTGATCGTGATGCTGCACGGCTGCACGCAAAACGCCGACGACTTCGCGGCTGGCACGCGCATGAACGAAATGGCCGAACGTCATGGCTTCATCGTCGTGTATCCGAATCAGTCGCAAGCAGCCAATCATTCGAAATGCTGGAACTGGTTCAAACCTGCCGACCAGCAGCGCGACCAGGGCGAGCCGTCGTTGATAGCGGGCATCACGCGTGAGGTGATCGCGCGCTATCGCGTCGATCCGGCGCGCGTGTACGTGGCGGGCCTGTCGGCGGGCGGTGCAATGGCGGATGTCATGCTGAAGACCTCGCCCGACCTGTACGCGGCAGCCTGTGTCCATTCCGGCCTCGCCTACGGATGCGCGAAGGACCTGCCCACGGCGCTCGCCGCAATGAAGGGCGGCCGTACACATCGCAACCGCTCACGTGTCGAGCCACAACGCCCGCTCATTGTGTTTCATGGCGATGCGGACACGACGGTGCATCCCTCGAACGCCACAGCGCTCGTAGCAGGCTTCGACGCCGGCGTCACGACAGTCAGCCCGCCATCGCATGCAACAGGTGCGGCGAGTGGCCAGCGCGCTTGCACGGTGCAGCGGCTGGTCACGGCGAATGGCGTCGAAGCGGAGTACTGGTTGATTCGTGGCGCGGGGCACGCATGGGCTGGCGGCAATCAGCGCGGTTCGTACACGGACCCAGCCGGCCCCGATGCCGCGGCCGAGATGCTGCGCTTCTTTCTCGCCCATCCGCGTGCGTCAGGCACGCACTGA
- a CDS encoding MBL fold metallo-hydrolase: protein MNEDYLGSRSRRRLLRAGGAGALGVMSGSALLGLSRVAFAEPLTGGVPVVDTVSVRVVTDSSYSGLEPSRRVGNVDVQRFGLPLTKDHAPRLTLENEWGLSLHVESSQGAQTRQILIDFGYTPETLNNNIGLLKINPAQLDALLLTHGHYDHFGGMVGFLQNSRGKLKEQLPIYLGGEECFCTRENRGGQFGSLDRQAMRDANLVITFAERPAVVADHAFTTGWIDQTTFEKPINPSIMTVGLHDGVGCAGNKLPPEKQNVTSIPDDFQHEQSTAYLVKDRGLVVLTSCAHRGVLNTVKTAMRVSGVTKVHAIVGGFHLAPQPTEYQQATVNQLKEINPDYLIPMHCSGESFYAMATQAMPGKVLWSSTGTRFTFGA from the coding sequence GTGAACGAAGACTATTTGGGTAGCCGGTCGCGTCGCCGCTTGCTGCGCGCTGGAGGCGCAGGTGCGCTGGGTGTGATGTCGGGAAGCGCATTGCTCGGCTTGTCGCGGGTTGCGTTCGCCGAGCCGTTGACTGGCGGGGTGCCGGTCGTCGACACCGTATCGGTGCGGGTCGTAACTGATTCATCGTATTCGGGACTGGAGCCGAGTCGTCGCGTCGGCAATGTTGACGTTCAACGGTTTGGCCTGCCACTCACGAAAGATCACGCGCCCCGCCTGACGCTTGAGAACGAATGGGGTCTTTCCTTGCACGTCGAATCCTCGCAAGGCGCGCAGACGCGGCAAATCCTGATTGACTTTGGTTATACGCCGGAGACGCTGAACAATAACATCGGCCTGTTGAAAATTAATCCTGCGCAACTCGACGCGCTACTGCTCACGCACGGCCATTACGATCATTTCGGTGGCATGGTTGGCTTCCTGCAAAACAGCCGCGGCAAGTTGAAAGAACAGTTACCAATCTATCTCGGCGGCGAGGAATGCTTTTGTACACGCGAGAATCGCGGCGGCCAGTTCGGTTCGCTCGACCGGCAGGCAATGCGCGACGCCAATCTGGTCATCACCTTTGCAGAACGACCCGCAGTTGTTGCAGATCACGCATTCACCACGGGCTGGATCGATCAAACCACGTTTGAGAAACCGATCAACCCAAGCATCATGACCGTTGGTTTGCATGACGGTGTCGGTTGTGCGGGCAACAAGCTGCCACCGGAAAAGCAGAACGTCACCTCGATACCCGATGATTTCCAGCATGAGCAGAGCACGGCTTATCTGGTCAAGGATCGGGGGCTTGTGGTGTTGACGTCTTGTGCGCATCGCGGCGTGCTCAATACGGTCAAGACAGCGATGAGAGTGTCGGGCGTCACCAAGGTTCATGCGATCGTTGGCGGCTTTCATCTCGCGCCGCAGCCGACGGAGTATCAGCAAGCCACTGTGAACCAGTTAAAGGAAATCAATCCGGACTATCTGATCCCGATGCACTGCTCAGGCGAATCGTTCTACGCGATGGCGACGCAAGCGATGCCGGGCAAAGTATTGTGGTCTTCGACCGGCACGCGCTTCACATTCGGCGCTTGA